The following proteins come from a genomic window of Larimichthys crocea isolate SSNF chromosome XV, L_crocea_2.0, whole genome shotgun sequence:
- the zbtb39 gene encoding zinc finger and BTB domain-containing protein 39 — protein MRIRLQGPGHAASLLAELNRCRQSRRYCDVFLQVGNRTFAAHRAVLACAGTYFSNLFARASASASSSAALSLEFISPANFEKVLTFVYTGEILTDLIDVGVLYELAERLGVSELVQACHATFPDLQASVSANCKAGGSDLTLDSSMGADPASTVVAASVSASSVCSSAASCSSLSSSAAATPAAAPSPLFQARTARTASREAHSAALSLDLKAEDVQSHIGYGQMAADHQPPGGHSLLTSSHSSECDGVLPPGPVLQLKMEQGLEEEEAEGSCDADRDRQIVSESAGNSLPQSSDAAPSDSCSFPDSSAQLGAEACDPTSSSGEPLSSLQVGSVEGGGLMFGEVEDGENEEEREALQGNGAMEGTEEEEQWRRLAGEIIELSDDENFMEEGDEEDDEDDLVCVENGEGGNSSGQVTGNMLSCKACAAPLPADPASIRRHAESHLTELGLCRVCGASFQDRAAGVTHTLSHVGAQLFTCDMCHLQFCSQNKLLRHHRQAASSYTIPQGALTNGGQGLSAELQCAVCTKTLSKDFQTVKDHLLSHVCAQSLSCGVCHLPQLSLCSLLWHALAHLSLPVFTCPHCARCFVERSLLDRHMAAHAEEAAAKERERSALRAYGGGVAGAEELHCFLCPQTFRTSSAFQYHLSLHTDSLGSGGGAGGQGWLGKRKADQSLECPPSSCSSSSPREAGGLVKMSNLGLGLGMGFSMPDKFFQGSVHNLSSGVVTNGSSGQDGGSGTAGVRGKWYRCRYCGKRFAHSGEFTYHLRIHTGEKPYQCKVCQRFFRGRSTMICHLKTHAGALMYRCTVCGLYFSTLKLVSSHMELHKDHLPPDFNIEQTFMYNDHSKEPMPTVDT, from the exons ATGAGGATCCGGCTTCAGGGTCCCGGCCACGCTGCCAGCCTTCTCGCCGAGCTCAACCGCTGCCGTCAATCCCGACGATACTGTGATGTGTTCCTGCAAGTCGGCAACCGCACGTTCGCCGCGCACCGCGCCGTGCTGGCCTGTGCCGGGACGTACTTCAGCAACCTGTTCGCCCGGGCTTCGGCTTCGGCCTCGTCCAGCGCCGCCCTCTCTTTGGAGTTCATCTCCCCGGCCAACTTCGAGAAGGTGCTGACGTTCGTGTACACGGGGGAGATCTTGACGGATCTCATAGATGTCGGGGTGCTGTACGAGCTGGCGGAGAGGCTCGGCGTTAGTGAACTGGTGCAGGCTTGTCACGCCACCTTCCCCGACCTGCAGGCGTCTGTGTCTGCAAACTGTAAAGCGGGCGGCTCAGACCTGACCCTGGACTCCAGCATGGGCGCCGATCCTGCGTCCACAGTTGTTGCAGCGTCTGTATCTGCGTCGTCTGTGTGTTCGTCCGCCGCATCCTGCTCTTCCCTGTCGTCTTCGGCTGCCGCGACGCCTGCTGCCGCTCCCTCGCCTCTCTTCCAAGCCAGGACGGCCAGGACAGCCAGCCGTGAAGCTCACAGCGCGGCTCTGTCTCTGGACCTGAAGGCAGAAGACGTCCAGTCTCATATCGGCTACGGGCAGATGGCAGCAGATCATCAACCACCAGGAGGACACAGTCTTCTAACCAGCAGTCATTCCAGTGAGTGTGATGGCGTGCTGCCTCCGGGGCCGGTGCTCCAGCTGAAGATGGAGCAGggcctggaggaggaggaggcggagggcaGCTGTGACgccgacagagacagacagatagttTCTGAGAGCGCGGGGAACTCTCTGCCTCAGAGCAGCGACGCCGCCCCGTCAGACTCCTGCTCCTTCCCCGACTCTTCGGCTCAGCTCGGAGCAGAGGCCTGCGACCCGACGTCGTCCTCCGGCGAGCCGCTCAGCAGCCTGCAGGTGGGATCGGTGGAAGGCGGCGGGCTGATGTTTGGGGAGGTGGAGGACGGAGAGaacgaggaggagagggaggctcTGCAAGGCAACGGAGCAATGGAggggacggaggaggaggagcagtggagACGGCTGGCCGGCGAGATCATCGAGCTGAGCGACGACGAGAACTTCATGGAGGAGGGAGACGAAGAGGACGATGAAGACgaccttgtgtgtgtggagaacgGAGAGGGAGGGAACTCGAGCGGCCAG GTGACGGGGAACATGCTGTCGTGTAAAGCCTGCGCGGCGCCTCTCCCAGCCGACCCGGCCTCCATCAGAAGGCACGCCGAGTCCCACCTGACGGAGCTCGGCCTCTGCAGAGTGTGCGGCGCCTCGTTCCAGGACCGGGCCGCCGGCgtcacacacaccctctcccACGTCGGGGCGCAGCTCTTCACCTGCGACATGTGTCACCTGCAGTTCTGCAGCCAGAACAAACTGCTGCGGCACCACCGGCAGGCGGCGTCCAGCTACACGATACCGCAGGGAGCGCTGACCAACGGCGGCCAAGGCCTGAGCGCCGAGCTGCAGTGTGCCGTGTGCACCAAGACCCTCAGCAAGGACTTCCAG ACCGTCAAAGACCACCTGCTGAGCCATGTGTGCGCTCAGAGCCTGAGCTGTGGAGTGTGTCACCTCCCTCAGCTCTCCCTGTGCTCCCTGCTGTGGCACGCCCTCGCCCACCTCTCTCTGCCCGTCTTTACCTGCCCGCACTGCGCCCGCTGCTTCGTGGAGCGCTCCCTGCTGGACAGACACATGGCCGCGCACGCCGAGGAGGCGGCGGCGAAAGAGAGGGAGCGCTCGGCGCTGAGGGCTTACGGTGGCGGCGTGGCTGGAGCGGAGGAGCTGCATTGCTTCCTGTGCCCGCAGACTTTCCGCACGTCCTCGGCTTTTCAGTACCACCTCAGCCTGCACACTGACTCCCTGGGGAGCGGCGGAGGCGCTGGGGGTCAGGGCTGGCTGGGCAAGCGTAAAGCTGACCAGTCTCTGGAGTGCCCTCcgtcttcctgctcctcctcctctccacggGAGGCCGGTGGCCTCGTTAAAATGAGCAACCTGGGTTTGGGGTTGGGGATGGGCTTCAGCATGCCGGATAAGTTTTTCCAAGGGTCGGTGCACAACCTGTCCTCCGGGGTCGTGACCAACGGGAGCTCAGGGCAGGACGGTGGATCCGGTACGGCGGGCGTTCGTGGGAAATGGTACCGGTGTCGCTACTGCGGCAAACGCTTCGCCCACTCGGGCGAGTTCACCTATCACCTCCGCATCCACACCGGGGAGAAGCCCTACCAGTGCAAAGTGTGTCAGCGCTTCTTCAGAGGCCGCTCCACCATGATCTGCCACCTGAAGACGCACGCCGGCGCCCTCATGTACCGCTGCACCGTCTGCGGCCTTTACTTCTCCACGCTGAAGCTGGTGTCGTCGCACATGGAGCTCCACAAGGACCACCTGCCCCCGGACTTCAACATCGAGCAGACCTTCATGTACAATGATCACTCTAAAGAACCGATGCCCACTGTGGACACCTGA
- the ackr5 gene encoding G-protein coupled receptor 182 — protein sequence MGTHEHNHSLDYLNGTPWFVYECTIELDADYRRIALFLLYLFIFIVGLLENSLVVWVNWRRRHSANGVLFCIINVSLSDLMVIVILPFFMMEVTMDKVWLWGRFLCKVTNLVYVINFYSSSFFLAFMTLERYLSLTRPTFPAFFPVVGRRRWVLCGGLWVFSLFLALMENVHVDLLEWDEPGCYMMPEYHFTEWFVTVAFLCLIFQFLGPAAVIITCNVLIARAVKTAPDVQGRRDVWLVHVYSLVFILCWLPYHMVMFLMLIDDIDPYIFSCNVVEVLYFSFSVVQSLSLFHCVANPILYNFLSKSFRNNLINTVVTYLPREGTGDHVGAGTMPNAPNGGGADPGKQRKLSNASTSQSDVGS from the coding sequence ATGGGCACACACGAGCACAACCACTCACTGGACTACCTAAACGGTACGCCATGGTTCGTCTACGAGTGCACCATCGAGCTGGATGCGGACTACCGGCGCATcgccctcttcctcctctaccTTTTCATCTTCATCGTGGGCCTGCTGGAGAACTCGCTGGTCGTCTGGGTCAACTGGCGTCGGCGCCACTCTGCCAACGGGGTCCTCTTCTGCATCATCAACGTGAGCCTGTCGGACCTGATGGTGATTGTGATCCTGCCTTTCTTCATGATGGAGGTGACCATGGACAAGGTTTGGCTGTGGGGTCGCTTCCTCTGCAAGGTCACCAACCTCGTCTATGTGATCAACTTCTACAGCAGCTCCTTCTTCTTGGCATTCATGACTCTGGAGCGCTACCTGTCGCTGACCAGGCCCACGTTTCCGGCTTTCTTCCCCGTGGTGGGCCGGCGTCGCTGGGTGCTCTGCGGCGGCCTGTGGGTGTTCTCCTTGTTCCTGGCGCTGATGGAGAACGTCCACGTGGATCTTCTAGAGTGGGACGAGCCGGGCTGCTACATGATGCCCGAGTACCACTTCACCGAATGGTTCGTCACCGTGGCTTTCCTTTGCTTGATCTTCCAGTTCTTGGGCCCTGCTGCCGTGATCATCACCTGTAACGTGCTGATTGCTCGTGCCGTTAAAACTGCACCGGACGTCCAGGGCCGGCGGGACGTGTGGCTGGTGCACGTGTACTCCCTCGTGTTCATCCTGTGCTGGCTGCCCTACCACATGGTCATGTTCCTGATGCTCATAGACGACATCGACCCTTACATCTTCAGCTGCAACGTGGTAGAAGTCCTCTACTTCTCGTTCAGCGTGGTGCAGAGCCTGAGCCTCTTCCACTGCGTCGCCAACCCCATCCTCTACAACTTCCTCAGCAAGAGCTTCCGCAACAACCTgatcaacactgtggtgacttACTTACCCAGAGAGGGGACTGGAGACCACGTGGGAGCGGGGACCATGCCCAACGCTCCCAACGGTGGTGGGGCAGACCCGGGGAAGCAACGCAAGTTAAGTAACGCCAGCACCAGCCAGTCTGACGTAGGCTCATAA